One genomic region from Haloprofundus salinisoli encodes:
- a CDS encoding DNA double-strand break repair nuclease NurA, with protein sequence MDSEAVGTVRELFAEIDAAVPRELESQSEHARRLFELLGLDGGLVKPIGDPTYQRTRIDELGTWAEDPWSSRNYGVDASTTRPMEYNNGMVIDAAYAKTAAVGDSANRTVEQSGRIVGVTYLNDAETTLHRKTIEGEYVVGELVRFPESTEEPRNISKSVGAVAQRLSEGQQAVNSLNSVNGAMFLDGSVLPLGIIYWVLLDYAGGRSPAGSWGLPADIVRNYVEVIDRQYERNQPVIGIVKTSTMSQVVSSLNEKLDQHDIVEDGRKPEVPWIRDHQFLSEVLRFEDLDYLTYTSWFVSDGQKISDNVYQLLEPLSGDLQHGGPDDYRRAFCFVRLPKTGDLLRIETPYLMVREEEMRRKIQLKALKAIAQRRGIPRAIHRADRLARISQENREKIRGMIKRTEAAYDHNWDGRWRDLTDDIDL encoded by the coding sequence ATGGACTCCGAAGCTGTCGGCACCGTTCGGGAGCTGTTCGCCGAGATCGACGCAGCAGTTCCCCGCGAACTTGAGTCACAGTCCGAACACGCGCGTCGGCTGTTCGAGTTGCTGGGGCTCGACGGAGGCTTAGTGAAGCCGATAGGCGATCCGACCTACCAGCGGACGCGAATCGATGAGCTAGGAACGTGGGCCGAAGACCCGTGGAGCAGCAGGAACTACGGAGTCGACGCTAGCACGACCCGTCCGATGGAGTACAACAACGGGATGGTCATCGACGCCGCCTACGCAAAGACTGCCGCCGTTGGCGACTCGGCTAATCGCACGGTCGAACAGTCAGGACGGATTGTTGGCGTGACATACCTCAACGACGCCGAAACCACTCTCCACCGGAAGACCATCGAGGGGGAGTACGTTGTGGGCGAGTTGGTACGGTTCCCCGAGTCAACCGAAGAGCCACGCAACATCTCGAAGTCGGTGGGGGCAGTCGCCCAGCGCCTAAGCGAGGGGCAGCAAGCGGTCAATTCGCTTAACAGCGTCAACGGGGCGATGTTCCTTGACGGGTCTGTCCTGCCGTTGGGAATCATCTACTGGGTGCTACTCGACTACGCAGGCGGAAGGTCGCCAGCCGGATCGTGGGGACTCCCAGCTGACATTGTCCGCAACTACGTTGAGGTTATCGACCGACAGTACGAGCGCAATCAACCCGTAATCGGAATTGTCAAGACATCGACGATGTCGCAGGTGGTCTCCTCGCTCAACGAGAAGCTTGATCAACACGACATCGTTGAGGATGGGCGGAAGCCGGAGGTGCCGTGGATTCGAGACCACCAGTTCCTTTCCGAGGTGCTTCGATTCGAGGATTTAGACTATCTTACCTACACGTCGTGGTTCGTCAGTGACGGGCAGAAAATCTCCGACAATGTCTATCAACTTCTGGAACCGTTGTCGGGCGACTTGCAGCACGGTGGCCCGGACGACTACCGGCGGGCGTTCTGCTTTGTCCGCCTCCCAAAGACCGGCGATTTGCTCCGAATCGAGACGCCTTACCTGATGGTGCGGGAGGAGGAGATGCGCCGGAAGATTCAGCTTAAGGCACTAAAGGCCATCGCGCAGCGGCGTGGCATTCCGCGTGCTATCCACCGAGCCGACAGACTCGCCCGTATCAGCCAGGAGAATCGAGAGAAAATACGCGGCATGATCAAGCGTACTGAGGCCGCATACGACCATAACTGGGATGGTCGCTGGCGCGACCTCACCGACGATATAGACCTATGA
- a CDS encoding ATP-binding protein, translated as MTDDVDELLNNDPIANEQQTDQSINADDTDGQDDSLSREETSIPESPVPNNGSAPVDGEVGHVLASEEIRVARDEYNVNTFVTTSRRDDVRVGDYVEIPYPGGDDELFSVIDGLRYEPYTELDDKSDTHNIISKARTLDESEYVLVAELDPIAILRDRGEELERGIVNRIPKPNTPVSLSRDDEHLRTGLNIPQEGIFAGYLSVGGDRMEIDGDPFPYYIQNPGIDPDTGEVEDGEPAVFRHALVAGSTGTGKTHFTKNLLRQFVSGKRYPVDVGSDGEVERSRLNVVIFDPENEYWEMRDDNPTLTDELRQRLRNQDIKFDGVDDLEVFVPDVDHTRSPSTEESQQLTIPFSVAKHEPQLLMPFNQMSDVTRGAITSCLDAYFSCFEKDNNDWTTRPIPEPTYEDFVQFLNEHEHEDSQLRQWNSIGDGTWDAMCRRTKQRDYFDVFDTGTNPFPNISDQIFREGQVTIIPTSHLRGEKEYLVVLSILSYIIENKIDDFGVDPAVKRTPMLVAVDEAHNYFSNPSNVREAYIVGKAREAVKQGRKDKLGLLMITQNPGDIDGDILKQVNTNVFLQLRSEVVEDVPSVPRGFRKDIPKFAKGQAVVKAPDVEVVEVVGLPYCLTRHDN; from the coding sequence ATGACAGACGACGTAGACGAACTCCTCAATAACGACCCCATCGCCAACGAACAACAAACCGACCAGTCGATTAACGCGGACGACACCGACGGACAAGATGACTCCTTGTCGCGGGAAGAGACCTCTATCCCCGAATCTCCCGTGCCTAACAACGGATCAGCACCCGTAGATGGAGAAGTTGGGCACGTACTCGCGAGCGAGGAGATTCGCGTGGCTCGCGACGAATACAACGTCAACACCTTCGTGACGACGAGTCGGCGCGATGACGTGCGGGTAGGCGACTACGTGGAAATTCCGTACCCCGGCGGCGACGATGAACTGTTCTCGGTCATCGACGGCCTACGATATGAGCCGTACACGGAACTGGACGACAAGTCGGACACGCACAACATCATCAGCAAGGCCCGCACCCTCGACGAGTCCGAGTACGTCCTCGTGGCAGAACTCGACCCGATAGCGATCCTCCGCGATCGAGGTGAGGAACTGGAGCGGGGCATTGTGAACCGTATCCCCAAACCGAACACCCCGGTCAGCCTCTCTCGCGACGACGAGCACCTCCGTACCGGGCTCAACATCCCACAGGAGGGCATCTTCGCTGGTTACCTCTCGGTCGGTGGTGACAGGATGGAAATCGACGGCGACCCGTTCCCATACTATATCCAAAACCCCGGTATTGATCCCGACACCGGCGAGGTTGAGGACGGCGAACCGGCGGTGTTCCGGCATGCACTCGTCGCTGGATCGACTGGCACCGGCAAGACCCATTTCACGAAGAACCTCCTGAGGCAGTTCGTCAGTGGCAAGCGGTATCCCGTGGATGTAGGTTCGGACGGCGAAGTGGAGCGTAGCAGGCTCAATGTCGTCATCTTCGATCCGGAGAACGAGTACTGGGAAATGCGCGACGACAACCCGACGCTGACTGACGAGCTGCGTCAACGGCTGCGCAACCAAGACATCAAGTTCGACGGCGTCGACGACTTGGAGGTGTTCGTTCCGGATGTTGACCACACACGGAGCCCCTCGACTGAGGAGAGTCAGCAGCTCACCATCCCGTTCTCCGTTGCGAAGCACGAACCACAACTCCTGATGCCATTCAACCAGATGTCGGACGTCACTCGCGGGGCCATCACCAGCTGTCTCGACGCCTATTTCAGCTGCTTCGAAAAGGACAACAACGACTGGACTACGCGCCCCATTCCCGAGCCGACGTACGAGGACTTCGTCCAGTTCCTCAACGAGCATGAACACGAGGACAGTCAGCTCCGCCAGTGGAACAGTATCGGCGATGGAACGTGGGACGCGATGTGCCGGCGCACGAAACAACGCGATTATTTCGATGTCTTCGACACAGGCACGAACCCGTTCCCCAACATCTCCGACCAAATCTTCCGCGAGGGACAAGTCACAATCATCCCTACGAGCCACCTTCGGGGGGAGAAGGAGTACCTCGTCGTGTTGTCCATCCTCTCGTACATAATCGAGAACAAGATCGACGACTTCGGTGTCGACCCCGCAGTCAAGCGTACACCGATGCTCGTGGCGGTCGACGAGGCCCACAACTACTTCTCGAACCCATCGAACGTCCGCGAGGCCTACATCGTAGGGAAGGCCCGCGAGGCCGTCAAACAGGGTCGGAAGGACAAGCTTGGCCTGCTGATGATTACGCAGAATCCCGGCGACATCGACGGAGACATCCTCAAGCAGGTCAACACCAACGTCTTCCTCCAGCTCCGCAGCGAAGTTGTTGAGGATGTGCCGTCAGTCCCGCGCGGTTTCCGGAAGGACATCCCGAAGTTTGCAAAGGGACAGGCCGTCGTCAAGGCTCCTGACGTGGAGGTTGTGGAAGTAGTCGGACTCCCATACTGCCTTACGCGTCACGACAACTGA
- a CDS encoding DNA-methyltransferase, which translates to MSQSLRERIQEQGSTMILGDSTNLRQLLESEYDAEEVEGAVDVTITSPPYADRKIYEAAREDQIGIDEPYNEYLSNLKRVFEDVYQVTNDTGTLWVVVNTFKEDHRMVDLPGDIIDICNGANTPSYCPKCETQGLTVPVESSADGSRKYCPNCNAPLGGDGWLLQDIVVWDKKRALPYSSKGSFRNVFEYVLCFSKTKTFEFNLDKIRNPNLEDLKEWWVNYPERYHPRGKLPDNIWSMVTPSQGAFADTSVDHPAPFPPRLVERILDLTTKTDDVVLDPFAGSGMVCAQAKAMGRHAIGVELSEAYLERYSKLETEIAEKWATRLENNKVLQKKQKEFTRAISGLRQIRFCRELIRSLGKNYDLPVGKLGVEGILHDSTAIGDPTANPQAFIEMEVELLCDEHNLPEPLAAFSETVHTVMNEKPCNSFGIDSNVNLTPVEGDRVTLKASQLFNDRKEKQRGYLYTGGAHNQYKDQAPLIELVATIEEHRDSRNVFPPIISTVGVDIPQPGNVCLECGEYTYSVEYSSEDIPEMKVPLSQ; encoded by the coding sequence ATGAGTCAGTCGCTCAGAGAGCGGATTCAGGAGCAGGGAAGTACGATGATATTGGGTGACTCTACTAACCTTCGTCAACTCCTTGAGTCAGAGTACGATGCTGAAGAAGTAGAGGGAGCGGTCGATGTGACCATTACCTCACCACCGTATGCAGACCGGAAAATCTACGAGGCAGCTCGGGAGGACCAGATTGGCATTGATGAGCCATATAATGAATACCTATCCAATCTTAAACGCGTCTTCGAGGATGTCTATCAAGTCACTAATGATACAGGGACACTGTGGGTTGTCGTCAACACGTTCAAAGAGGACCATCGCATGGTCGACCTACCTGGCGACATCATAGACATCTGCAATGGGGCAAATACGCCTTCGTACTGTCCGAAGTGTGAAACCCAGGGTCTGACAGTGCCAGTTGAGTCTAGTGCCGACGGGTCACGAAAATACTGTCCGAACTGTAATGCTCCTCTCGGAGGGGATGGGTGGCTATTGCAGGACATCGTAGTTTGGGACAAGAAGCGAGCCCTACCATACAGCTCGAAAGGGAGCTTCAGGAACGTCTTCGAATATGTTCTGTGTTTCAGCAAGACCAAGACCTTCGAGTTCAACTTAGATAAGATTCGAAATCCGAACCTGGAAGACCTCAAAGAGTGGTGGGTGAACTACCCGGAGCGGTATCATCCCCGAGGTAAACTACCGGACAATATCTGGTCTATGGTGACACCCTCACAGGGAGCGTTTGCGGATACGTCGGTCGACCATCCTGCGCCGTTCCCACCGCGACTCGTTGAGCGCATCCTTGATCTGACGACGAAAACTGATGATGTTGTGTTGGATCCATTCGCAGGTTCGGGGATGGTCTGTGCACAGGCCAAAGCGATGGGCCGGCATGCTATCGGTGTGGAGCTGAGTGAAGCGTACCTAGAGCGCTACAGCAAGTTGGAGACCGAAATTGCCGAAAAGTGGGCTACACGATTGGAGAATAATAAGGTTCTCCAAAAAAAGCAAAAGGAGTTTACCCGAGCCATCAGTGGTCTGCGTCAAATTCGGTTCTGTCGGGAACTCATTCGGTCACTTGGTAAAAACTATGACCTACCGGTGGGGAAGCTGGGGGTCGAAGGTATCCTCCACGACTCAACGGCGATTGGTGATCCAACAGCGAATCCGCAGGCGTTCATCGAAATGGAGGTCGAACTGTTGTGTGACGAACATAATCTCCCCGAACCCTTGGCTGCATTTAGCGAGACTGTCCATACGGTCATGAATGAAAAACCATGCAATTCCTTTGGCATCGATTCGAACGTGAATTTGACGCCCGTAGAAGGGGATAGGGTGACTCTTAAGGCCAGCCAGCTGTTCAACGACCGAAAGGAGAAGCAACGTGGCTACTTGTACACCGGTGGTGCTCATAACCAGTACAAAGACCAAGCTCCACTGATAGAACTCGTGGCGACTATTGAGGAGCACAGAGATAGCAGGAATGTCTTTCCGCCAATCATCAGCACTGTCGGGGTAGATATCCCCCAGCCAGGGAATGTGTGTCTGGAGTGTGGTGAGTACACCTACAGCGTTGAGTACAGTTCCGAAGACATCCCCGAGATGAAAGTTCCCCTGTCACAGTAG
- a CDS encoding DNA-methyltransferase, producing MGDNERSLPSLSNDIDGLQQGDSRQLRSNIRELFGDAVADSKFIDVTITSPPYSDLIEYDTDRDTQVGFGDAYEDYIEDLRTIFRQTYELTKLDGSLWVIVNSFRERGRFVDLPGDIVQICENIQGMELCPDCGTKLAANLHSMSPTCHACGYATIEDSWSHHDTIIWDKVRARPYANKTFRNVFEYILCFTKSDGPAFDFDSVRIADESELEQWWVDWPERYNPRGKIPDNVWEMVTPTQGGWNQNWPGHPAPFPPQLVERIVQLTTEEGGMVFDPFGGSGTTVAQAMLMGRRGLGFEISDTYLANYGDVLEYLRKRWQERQASNETLELQQDRLARTIWGLRQLVYAKKASTQLRTEIRDRDSSIDTIADLGLHSIIVDSEIPDPSMVEGVVKTMETAYTYVFDPDVDGSQYLDRLEAMAAEEPWNGFKINPTIRTKSLLNIDYGSLPTYNGGPYIYTNGQHEQVARALSEQAWGDARNDPERWRSHTASNYCPALVSNVLVYVERSDSGPKFSEQLLDNPPASDTEFGTTQIQSTEDHINTSLSNFF from the coding sequence ATGGGCGATAATGAGCGTTCTCTCCCTTCCTTATCTAACGACATCGATGGGCTCCAGCAGGGAGACAGCCGCCAGCTCCGGTCGAACATCCGTGAACTCTTCGGTGATGCAGTCGCCGATTCCAAGTTTATCGATGTGACAATCACTTCCCCACCATATTCGGATTTGATAGAGTATGATACAGACCGAGATACTCAAGTTGGGTTCGGTGATGCCTACGAGGACTATATTGAAGACCTCCGTACCATATTCCGGCAAACCTACGAGCTGACCAAACTGGACGGGTCACTCTGGGTCATAGTCAACTCCTTCCGTGAGCGCGGTCGATTCGTTGACCTCCCAGGTGACATCGTCCAAATTTGTGAGAATATTCAAGGTATGGAATTGTGTCCTGATTGTGGCACAAAACTCGCTGCTAACCTACACTCCATGAGTCCAACCTGTCATGCCTGTGGCTATGCCACAATTGAAGATTCCTGGAGTCATCACGACACGATCATATGGGACAAGGTGCGAGCGCGCCCCTACGCGAACAAGACGTTCCGCAATGTCTTTGAGTACATCCTCTGTTTCACTAAATCGGACGGCCCAGCATTTGACTTCGACAGCGTTCGTATTGCCGACGAGAGCGAACTAGAACAGTGGTGGGTTGATTGGCCCGAGCGATACAACCCGCGGGGCAAAATCCCCGATAACGTCTGGGAGATGGTTACTCCGACCCAAGGGGGCTGGAATCAAAACTGGCCAGGTCATCCCGCACCATTTCCACCACAATTGGTCGAACGAATTGTACAACTGACAACTGAAGAAGGGGGAATGGTGTTTGACCCTTTCGGCGGTTCCGGCACGACAGTTGCTCAAGCGATGCTCATGGGCCGTCGGGGTCTGGGTTTTGAGATCAGCGATACATATCTCGCGAACTATGGAGACGTTCTGGAGTACCTGCGTAAGCGTTGGCAAGAGCGCCAAGCCAGCAATGAGACACTGGAACTTCAACAGGATCGTCTGGCGCGAACGATATGGGGTCTTCGCCAGCTAGTCTACGCGAAGAAAGCCTCTACACAGCTCCGTACCGAAATACGAGACCGCGATTCATCCATCGATACGATTGCTGACCTCGGGTTGCATTCCATCATCGTAGATTCAGAGATACCTGATCCATCGATGGTCGAGGGCGTCGTCAAGACTATGGAAACTGCCTACACCTATGTCTTCGATCCTGATGTCGATGGCAGTCAGTATCTCGACCGGCTGGAAGCCATGGCCGCCGAAGAGCCTTGGAACGGCTTCAAGATCAATCCGACTATTCGGACTAAATCGCTGTTAAATATCGATTACGGGTCACTCCCAACTTACAATGGAGGGCCCTATATTTACACCAATGGCCAGCACGAACAAGTGGCTAGAGCCCTCTCGGAACAAGCTTGGGGTGATGCCAGGAATGACCCTGAACGGTGGCGCAGCCACACAGCAAGCAACTACTGCCCGGCGCTTGTGAGCAATGTTCTCGTCTACGTTGAGCGAAGCGATTCCGGACCGAAGTTCTCCGAGCAACTCCTTGACAATCCTCCTGCGTCGGACACTGAGTTCGGAACTACTCAGATTCAATCCACAGAGGACCACATCAATACGTCCTTGTCGAATTTTTTCTGA
- a CDS encoding AAA family ATPase — translation MSLEIHEIRIKNYRQYAGEQAIDLSCPEHSRINILEGQNGAGKSNLLNAVTLCFYGKEEHNGDSEEEQLPYVSQPKLSELEPGESASGFVEITLGYDNPKYRFRRDFETYKRDDGGFEDVRDDLTLQRYDNRNWVTENNPNTYLTQILPGNVSDYFLFDGEDLEGFFSEGYPTDVKDAILDVSHTQLLNRSVDHLKKTKSDLQNDAEDAEGEVGELQDEIEALEAEIEETKEEKSLKERDLEETEQNIRNVRNKMADISNEEVRRRYKERDDLREDIEAKEKRVLRLQKEVTELMLEAGPTVYAHRALHYAKEEFSEKESKGELPPKIRRWFIDELIEEGECMCGQPLDPEWAESEEERNEIEAHRQRLQNLRDEIPEATEEGMEGKTRIPSIIDAAKDKVKQIRSRRQLIAELEDEIDSDQQRVKDISSELQAYELPDDDVDVGSLEDQLERLEDTRDNLNGEIAILENEIAEIESELEQKDKGLKRELDKHDRYRGLVAQIEFTEEAVDELEHIKADILAEIRQETEENLEDYFNTLIWKNEEYDLVLNDDYSIEVLDPHGDNKIGSLSAGETQVLALSFMAALSQISGFDAPVIIDTPLGRISSEPRKRIAENLPQYLDNTQITFLMTDEEYTDSVRSLLISSVANEYLLNYKNQTTEVIPRE, via the coding sequence ACGCTGGCGAACAGGCTATCGATCTATCCTGTCCCGAACACAGCCGTATCAACATCCTCGAAGGACAAAACGGGGCGGGCAAATCCAATCTACTCAATGCGGTGACACTGTGCTTCTACGGTAAAGAAGAGCACAACGGAGATTCCGAAGAGGAGCAGCTTCCCTACGTCTCCCAGCCAAAGCTGAGTGAATTAGAGCCAGGCGAATCCGCTTCGGGCTTCGTCGAGATTACATTAGGATACGATAACCCAAAGTACCGGTTCCGCCGCGACTTCGAGACATACAAACGGGACGATGGCGGGTTTGAGGACGTTAGAGACGACCTCACACTCCAGCGTTACGACAACCGAAACTGGGTCACCGAGAATAACCCCAACACGTACCTCACCCAGATCCTGCCCGGAAACGTCTCTGACTATTTCCTCTTTGATGGTGAGGACCTCGAGGGATTCTTCTCGGAGGGTTACCCGACAGATGTCAAGGACGCAATCTTAGATGTCTCACACACCCAGCTCCTGAACCGATCGGTCGACCATCTGAAGAAAACCAAAAGTGATCTTCAGAACGACGCCGAAGATGCCGAGGGTGAGGTCGGTGAGCTACAGGACGAAATCGAGGCACTAGAAGCCGAGATTGAGGAGACCAAAGAGGAAAAAAGCCTGAAGGAGCGTGACCTTGAGGAAACAGAGCAGAACATCCGAAACGTCCGTAACAAGATGGCGGATATCAGCAACGAAGAGGTCCGTCGCCGCTACAAGGAGCGTGATGACCTCCGTGAGGATATCGAAGCCAAAGAAAAGCGAGTCCTACGCCTTCAAAAGGAGGTTACCGAGCTCATGTTGGAGGCCGGGCCAACCGTGTACGCCCACAGAGCGCTGCACTATGCCAAGGAAGAATTCTCCGAGAAAGAGAGCAAAGGAGAACTTCCTCCCAAAATACGGCGATGGTTTATCGACGAACTTATCGAGGAAGGTGAATGCATGTGTGGGCAGCCCCTAGACCCTGAGTGGGCAGAGTCCGAGGAAGAACGCAACGAGATCGAGGCCCACAGGCAACGCCTACAGAACCTCCGAGATGAAATTCCAGAGGCTACTGAGGAAGGGATGGAGGGCAAGACGCGTATCCCTTCAATCATCGACGCCGCCAAGGATAAGGTCAAGCAAATTCGTTCGAGGCGCCAGCTCATCGCCGAGTTGGAAGACGAAATCGACAGTGACCAGCAGCGGGTCAAGGACATTTCCTCAGAACTTCAGGCGTACGAGCTACCTGACGATGACGTTGATGTCGGCTCCTTGGAAGACCAACTCGAGCGCTTAGAGGATACGCGCGACAACCTGAATGGTGAAATTGCGATTCTAGAAAACGAAATTGCAGAAATTGAAAGCGAACTTGAGCAGAAAGATAAGGGGCTCAAGCGCGAACTCGACAAACACGATCGCTACCGCGGATTAGTTGCCCAAATAGAGTTCACTGAAGAGGCCGTCGACGAACTCGAACATATCAAAGCCGACATCCTGGCCGAGATCCGCCAGGAGACTGAGGAGAATCTCGAGGATTACTTCAATACTCTGATTTGGAAGAATGAGGAATACGACCTTGTATTGAACGACGACTATTCCATCGAAGTCTTGGACCCTCACGGCGACAACAAGATCGGGTCGCTATCCGCAGGGGAGACTCAGGTCCTGGCGCTGTCATTCATGGCGGCTCTCTCGCAAATCTCCGGGTTCGATGCTCCAGTCATCATCGACACGCCATTGGGACGTATTTCTAGTGAGCCCCGCAAGCGCATTGCTGAGAATCTCCCACAGTACCTAGATAACACACAGATTACATTCCTCATGACCGATGAAGAGTACACCGACAGCGTCAGATCACTTTTGATTAGTAGCGTTGCAAATGAATACCTGCTTAATTACAAGAACCAGACAACCGAGGTGATTCCCCGTGAATGA